The Pseudomonadota bacterium genome includes a window with the following:
- a CDS encoding CvpA family protein, which produces MENLPLTITDFAVLGIVFLSGFLAYLRGAVREFFFLATWGGAIAATVYFYDQTLPYAQQWIDDPLLASVANGAALFVITLTIMTIVSAMVVKRAENSSLTALDRSLGFVFGVIRGAFVVCVIYLLYTLAAPIEEQPSWLKNAKFTPLIAEGAEVMLAVMPEDWDLQGERVVEQLRESSSAIEPIVDYNDLVNPQPGETTDGNSDEPGYNDDDRSALDDVIDTEQ; this is translated from the coding sequence ATGGAAAACCTGCCGCTGACAATCACCGACTTCGCGGTCCTGGGCATCGTCTTTCTGTCCGGATTCCTGGCCTATCTGCGCGGCGCGGTGCGCGAATTCTTCTTTCTGGCGACCTGGGGCGGCGCGATCGCGGCGACGGTCTACTTTTACGACCAGACCCTGCCGTACGCCCAGCAGTGGATCGACGACCCGCTGCTGGCCTCCGTCGCCAATGGCGCGGCGCTCTTCGTCATCACGCTCACGATCATGACCATCGTCTCGGCGATGGTCGTCAAGCGGGCTGAAAATTCATCGCTCACAGCGCTCGACCGCTCGCTCGGCTTCGTTTTTGGTGTCATTCGCGGCGCTTTCGTCGTCTGCGTCATCTATCTGCTCTATACGCTGGCCGCGCCCATCGAAGAGCAGCCGAGCTGGCTGAAAAACGCCAAATTCACGCCATTAATCGCCGAAGGCGCCGAAGTGATGCTGGCCGTGATGCCCGAAGACTGGGACCTGCAGGGCGAGCGCGTCGTGGAACAGTTAAGAGAATCCTCATCAGCCATTGAACCGATCGTCGACTACAACGATCTAGTCAATCCCCAGCCTGGTGAGACAACGGATGGCAATTCCGACGAACCAGGGTATAACGACGACGACCGATCGGCCCTGGACGACGTTATCGACACCGAACAGTAG
- the purF gene encoding amidophosphoribosyltransferase, with the protein MAIPTNQGITTTTDRPWTTLSTPNSRATTEHVTRFAIHHPFAGDKLREECGVFGITGNESASAHTALGLHALQHRGQEAAGIVSFNGGQFHVQRSLGLVADGFGDPKVIDQLKGASAIGHNRYATTGDTILRNVQPLFVETSMGGLAIAHNGNLTNSHLLRRELVKKGALFQSTLDTEVIVHLVALSSFSTLPDRLIDALKQVVGAYSLVALTDSALIGVRDPMGVRPLVLGDLQGAPVLASETCALDILGADWVRDIEPGEMVIATPEGVESLKPFDPEAERFCVFEYIYFARPDSMVEQRNVYDARKHMGRELARENRVPADIVVPVPDSGVPAALGYADEAGLPFDLGIIRNHYVGRTFIEPTDHIRHLGVKLKHNANRGQVAGKRVILIDDSIVRGTTSTKIVTMMREAGATEVHMRIASPPTTHSCFYGVDTPSRKELLAARMDVEEMRSFIGVDSLAFLSVDGLYRAAGQAGGRLTNQPQYCDACLTGDYPIPLVDRDGGHDANQLSLLHDYE; encoded by the coding sequence ATGGCAATTCCGACGAACCAGGGTATAACGACGACGACCGATCGGCCCTGGACGACGTTATCGACACCGAACAGTAGGGCGACGACCGAACACGTGACCCGCTTCGCTATTCATCATCCCTTTGCCGGCGACAAACTCCGGGAGGAGTGCGGCGTCTTCGGCATTACCGGGAATGAATCGGCTAGCGCCCATACGGCGCTGGGCCTGCATGCCCTGCAACACCGCGGCCAAGAGGCCGCCGGTATCGTCTCGTTCAATGGCGGCCAGTTTCATGTGCAGCGCAGCCTGGGCCTGGTTGCCGACGGATTCGGCGATCCCAAGGTTATCGATCAGTTGAAGGGTGCTTCAGCGATCGGTCACAACCGATACGCGACGACCGGCGACACCATTCTGCGCAATGTCCAGCCGCTGTTTGTCGAAACCTCCATGGGCGGACTGGCGATCGCCCATAACGGCAACCTCACCAATTCCCACCTGCTGCGCCGCGAACTCGTCAAGAAGGGTGCGTTGTTCCAGTCGACCCTGGATACTGAGGTCATCGTTCATCTGGTCGCGCTGAGCAGTTTCAGCACGTTGCCGGACCGGCTGATCGACGCGCTGAAACAAGTCGTCGGCGCCTACTCGCTTGTCGCGTTGACCGATTCGGCGCTGATCGGCGTGCGCGACCCCATGGGGGTCAGACCGCTGGTCCTGGGTGACCTTCAGGGCGCGCCGGTCCTGGCGTCGGAAACCTGTGCCCTGGACATCCTGGGCGCCGACTGGGTGCGCGATATCGAGCCCGGTGAAATGGTGATCGCGACGCCTGAGGGTGTCGAGTCGCTGAAACCGTTCGACCCCGAGGCCGAGCGTTTCTGCGTCTTCGAGTACATCTACTTCGCCCGGCCCGACAGCATGGTCGAGCAGCGCAACGTCTATGACGCGCGCAAGCACATGGGCCGCGAACTGGCGCGCGAAAACCGCGTGCCCGCCGATATCGTGGTGCCAGTGCCGGATTCAGGCGTGCCCGCCGCGCTAGGCTACGCCGATGAGGCCGGGCTGCCGTTCGATCTGGGCATCATTCGCAATCACTATGTCGGCCGGACCTTCATCGAGCCGACCGATCATATCCGCCATCTGGGCGTGAAGCTGAAGCACAACGCCAACCGGGGCCAGGTCGCGGGAAAACGCGTCATCCTGATCGACGATTCGATCGTGCGCGGCACGACATCGACCAAGATCGTCACCATGATGCGCGAGGCCGGCGCAACCGAAGTCCACATGCGCATCGCCAGTCCGCCGACAACCCATTCATGTTTTTATGGCGTCGACACGCCGTCGCGCAAAGAGCTGCTGGCCGCGCGCATGGATGTTGAGGAAATGCGCTCCTTCATCGGCGTCGATTCGCTGGCGTTCCTCTCCGTCGACGGGCTTTATCGCGCCGCCGGGCAAGCCGGCGGGCGCCTCACGAACCAGCCGCAATACTGCGATGCCTGTCTGACCGGCGACTATCCGATCCCGCTTGTCGACCGTGACGGCGGCCACGACGCCAACCAGCTTTCCCTGCTGCACGACTACGAGTGA
- a CDS encoding SDR family NAD(P)-dependent oxidoreductase, whose protein sequence is MSEPASGRLDGAVALVTGASRGIGRAVARRFGAEGAHVVAIARTTGGLEELDDEVRAAGGHGATLVPLDLTDFEGIDRLGGALFERHGRLDVLVGNAAQLGTLSPTGHIDPQTWQQVMDINVTANWRLIRSMDPLLRQATAGRAIFVTDNVTQSTSPYWATYATSKAALETLALTYASEVTKTNVRVNLLAPCPVRTALRAKAFPSEKPEALAAPDDVTDLFVDLAEASCTRHGERLSVGA, encoded by the coding sequence ATGAGCGAACCCGCCAGCGGCCGCCTTGATGGCGCCGTGGCCCTGGTCACGGGCGCATCACGCGGCATTGGCCGGGCCGTCGCGCGCCGCTTTGGCGCCGAGGGCGCGCACGTTGTCGCCATCGCGCGCACCACGGGCGGGCTCGAGGAGCTGGACGACGAGGTTCGCGCGGCCGGAGGCCACGGCGCGACCCTGGTGCCTCTCGACCTCACCGATTTCGAGGGTATCGACCGGCTTGGCGGCGCGCTCTTTGAGCGCCATGGCCGCCTCGATGTCCTGGTCGGCAACGCCGCGCAACTCGGCACGCTCAGCCCGACTGGCCACATCGACCCGCAAACCTGGCAGCAGGTGATGGATATCAACGTCACCGCAAACTGGCGATTGATCCGCAGCATGGATCCGCTGCTGCGCCAGGCGACAGCGGGTCGCGCTATCTTCGTCACCGATAACGTGACCCAATCGACATCGCCCTACTGGGCGACCTATGCGACGAGCAAGGCGGCGCTGGAAACACTCGCCCTGACCTACGCCTCAGAGGTCACGAAGACCAACGTTCGGGTCAACCTTCTGGCGCCATGCCCGGTTCGCACGGCCTTGCGCGCCAAGGCCTTCCCCAGCGAGAAACCCGAAGCGCTGGCGGCACCGGACGATGTGACCGACCTTTTCGTCGATCTGGCGGAAGCGTCATGCACCCGCCATGGCGAACGCCTGTCGGTTGGGGCTTGA
- the der gene encoding ribosome biogenesis GTPase Der: protein MAFTVAIVGRPNVGKSTLFNRLAGKRIALVDSTPGVTRDRREGEGRIGPLTFRVIDTAGLEEGEPETMAGRMRAQTDLALGEADLLLFVIDARAGLVPEDRYFADAIRRTGRPVVLIANKAEGDAGAPGVLEAFELGMGEPVALSAEHGLGLAELYQAIEAHAPDDGADAADDDEGPLKLAIIGRPNVGKSTLVNQLLGEERTITGPEPGLTRDSIEAAWEYEGRAIELVDTAGMRRKARVTERLEKLSVSDTLNSLKFAHVVAVVLDPERVLDRQDLTIVDRVETEGRAPVVVVNKWDLVDNPPAFRRELEKRLAELLPQVRDVPLVTLSALNGKGVDRLMPAVVAAYDRWNTKLATPVLNRWLSNVVANHPPPISGGGRVKLRYITQTANRPPTFTVFGTRVSSLPDAYRRYLVNRLRDDFDLPGIPLRFRFKAGKNPYAERK from the coding sequence ATGGCCTTCACCGTCGCCATTGTCGGCCGGCCGAACGTCGGTAAATCGACCCTATTCAATCGTCTGGCCGGTAAACGGATCGCGCTGGTCGACTCCACGCCGGGCGTTACCCGCGACCGGCGCGAAGGCGAGGGCCGTATTGGCCCGCTGACATTCCGCGTCATCGATACCGCCGGGTTGGAAGAGGGCGAGCCTGAGACCATGGCCGGGCGCATGCGCGCCCAGACCGACCTGGCCCTGGGTGAGGCCGATCTTCTATTGTTCGTCATTGATGCGCGTGCCGGTCTGGTGCCGGAAGACCGCTACTTTGCCGATGCCATCAGGCGTACCGGCCGACCCGTGGTATTGATCGCCAACAAAGCCGAAGGTGACGCCGGCGCGCCCGGTGTCCTCGAAGCCTTCGAGCTCGGCATGGGCGAGCCGGTCGCGTTGTCCGCCGAGCATGGATTGGGCCTTGCCGAACTCTACCAGGCGATCGAAGCCCACGCCCCGGATGACGGCGCTGACGCGGCGGACGATGACGAAGGCCCCTTGAAACTCGCCATCATCGGCCGCCCGAATGTCGGCAAATCAACCCTGGTCAACCAGCTGTTGGGCGAGGAGCGGACAATCACCGGCCCGGAACCGGGCCTGACCCGCGATTCCATCGAAGCCGCCTGGGAATACGAGGGCCGCGCCATCGAGCTTGTCGATACGGCGGGGATGAGGCGCAAGGCGCGGGTCACCGAACGGCTCGAGAAACTCTCCGTCTCCGACACCTTGAACAGCCTCAAGTTTGCCCATGTGGTCGCCGTGGTGCTGGATCCCGAGCGCGTCCTCGACCGGCAGGATCTGACCATCGTCGATCGTGTCGAGACCGAGGGACGCGCTCCCGTTGTCGTGGTCAACAAGTGGGACCTCGTCGACAACCCGCCGGCGTTCCGGCGCGAATTGGAGAAACGTCTGGCCGAGCTTTTGCCGCAGGTGCGCGACGTGCCGTTGGTGACCTTGTCGGCGCTGAACGGGAAGGGGGTTGATCGGCTGATGCCCGCCGTGGTCGCTGCCTATGACCGCTGGAACACCAAGCTGGCAACGCCGGTACTGAACCGCTGGCTCAGTAATGTCGTCGCTAATCACCCGCCGCCAATCTCCGGCGGTGGCCGGGTGAAGTTGCGCTACATCACCCAGACCGCGAACCGTCCGCCGACCTTTACCGTCTTCGGCACGCGGGTGTCATCCTTGCCCGATGCCTATCGGCGCTATCTGGTGAACCGTCTGCGCGATGACTTCGACCTGCCTGGCATTCCCCTTCGTTTCCGGTTCAAGGCGGGGAAGAACCCCTATGCCGAACGCAAATAG
- a CDS encoding PQQ-binding-like beta-propeller repeat protein → MTSRVVGLLAVVGVLLAACDALDLDYLGQPPPPPLPGERIAILQLEQDLAADPGIAETPIVLPPPIPTPNWPQNGGLVDKAMLHVAAPGDLTEAWSAGIGEGEGRFRRLIASPVSALGVVYTMDADAEVRAFDINTGDELWDVDLTPEIEDDGGWGGGLAFYRGRIYATTGFGEVVLLDAQTGEEYWRRTLGPPLRAAPTVSQGRLYVLTSDNELVVMDADTGETLWTHRGIEETAGLLGGASPAISGSAVVVAYSSGEIYALQAENGRVIWSDILSYGSRIGSLAALNDINASTVIDSGQVFAVSHGGRLVAIDLAAGARLWERQLSGVQMPWVAGDYIYIVTTDGNVVCLVRADGRVRWVTPLPQYEDVDERDDPIMWNGPLLVSDRLLVTSTSGQVVSISPYTGEILGALEPGDGFPLAPIAAQETVFLIEDSGSIIALR, encoded by the coding sequence ATGACATCTCGTGTTGTCGGCCTGTTGGCCGTGGTCGGTGTGCTCCTGGCGGCCTGCGATGCACTGGACTTGGATTATCTGGGCCAGCCGCCGCCGCCGCCTTTGCCGGGCGAACGCATCGCCATCCTGCAATTGGAGCAGGACCTGGCGGCTGATCCGGGAATCGCTGAGACACCAATTGTGCTGCCGCCGCCCATCCCGACGCCGAACTGGCCGCAAAACGGCGGCCTGGTGGACAAGGCCATGCTGCACGTGGCGGCACCTGGCGACCTGACAGAGGCGTGGTCGGCCGGCATTGGCGAGGGCGAGGGGCGCTTTCGCCGCCTTATCGCATCGCCTGTCTCTGCCCTTGGTGTCGTCTACACCATGGATGCGGACGCCGAGGTCAGAGCCTTCGACATCAACACGGGCGATGAGCTGTGGGATGTCGACCTGACACCGGAAATCGAGGATGACGGCGGTTGGGGCGGCGGATTGGCGTTCTATCGTGGCCGGATCTATGCGACGACCGGCTTTGGCGAGGTCGTCCTGCTCGATGCCCAGACGGGCGAGGAATACTGGCGGCGCACGCTTGGGCCGCCGCTGCGGGCCGCGCCCACGGTGAGCCAGGGGCGCCTTTATGTCCTGACATCCGACAACGAGCTTGTCGTCATGGATGCCGACACCGGTGAGACCCTTTGGACTCACAGAGGGATCGAGGAAACCGCCGGATTGCTTGGCGGCGCCAGTCCGGCGATCTCCGGCTCCGCCGTGGTGGTAGCCTATTCGTCAGGCGAGATTTATGCGCTGCAGGCCGAGAACGGCCGGGTCATCTGGTCGGATATCCTGTCCTACGGTTCGCGCATTGGCAGTCTCGCGGCGCTGAACGATATCAACGCCAGCACGGTGATCGATAGCGGTCAGGTCTTTGCCGTCAGCCATGGCGGCCGGCTTGTCGCGATTGACCTGGCGGCCGGTGCCAGGCTGTGGGAGCGCCAGTTGAGCGGTGTCCAAATGCCTTGGGTTGCCGGCGATTACATCTATATCGTCACTACCGACGGCAACGTGGTGTGCCTGGTGCGCGCGGATGGCCGCGTGCGATGGGTGACACCATTGCCGCAATACGAAGACGTTGATGAGCGTGACGACCCGATCATGTGGAACGGCCCGTTGCTGGTCAGCGACCGCCTGTTGGTGACCAGCACGTCCGGCCAGGTCGTTTCCATCTCGCCCTATACCGGCGAGATCCTGGGCGCGCTGGAGCCGGGCGACGGCTTCCCGCTGGCGCCGATTGCCGCCCAGGAGACGGTCTTCCTGATCGAGGATTCCGGCTCGATCATCGCACTCAGATGA
- a CDS encoding tetratricopeptide repeat protein gives MSDPSDQLMREIDEDLKREQWQKLWKAYGRYAVGGLVLVLVVVLAFVGWREYRQGSLAQDGYIYWHADRAAAFGDHVAAAEGFGQLVEDGSGGYPALGGLRQAASLAVAGDRESALELYDRIAAEAGPETATGQLARLYAAMLMLDSADSRQIAERLEPLAADGAPWRFSARELQGLLAMRDGDNQEAQRIFDALIADPETPTTLRNRASELNVMAGGGE, from the coding sequence GTGAGCGACCCCAGCGACCAACTAATGCGCGAGATCGATGAGGATCTCAAGCGCGAGCAATGGCAAAAGCTATGGAAGGCCTATGGCCGCTACGCCGTCGGCGGGCTGGTCCTTGTGCTGGTTGTCGTCCTGGCCTTTGTCGGCTGGCGAGAATACCGCCAGGGCAGCCTAGCCCAGGACGGCTATATCTACTGGCACGCCGATCGCGCGGCGGCGTTTGGTGACCACGTCGCGGCGGCCGAGGGATTCGGCCAGCTCGTCGAGGACGGCAGCGGCGGGTATCCGGCCCTGGGCGGCCTGCGCCAAGCCGCGTCGCTCGCCGTCGCCGGCGACCGTGAGAGCGCGCTTGAGCTTTACGACCGCATCGCTGCCGAAGCCGGGCCCGAGACCGCGACCGGTCAGCTTGCCCGGCTCTATGCCGCCATGCTGATGCTCGACAGCGCTGACTCCCGCCAGATCGCCGAACGGCTCGAACCGCTCGCGGCCGATGGCGCACCCTGGCGCTTTTCCGCTCGGGAGCTTCAGGGGCTGCTCGCCATGCGCGACGGCGATAACCAGGAGGCACAGCGCATCTTCGACGCCTTGATCGCCGACCCTGAGACGCCGACCACCCTGCGCAACCGCGCCAGCGAACTCAATGTCATGGCGGGTGGCGGCGAATGA
- a CDS encoding DUF962 domain-containing protein has protein sequence MSEPRTYREFWPFYVGEHRLEATRRLHFVGTALVIAMPVLALVTWNGWWLVAMPFLGYGFAWVGHFFVERNKPATFRLPVWSLIGDFHMFALMCLGRMNDEVARCTRQNRSVGA, from the coding sequence ATGTCCGAACCCCGCACCTATCGCGAGTTTTGGCCGTTTTACGTCGGCGAACACCGCCTGGAGGCCACACGGCGCCTTCACTTTGTCGGCACGGCCCTTGTTATCGCGATGCCGGTCCTTGCCTTGGTGACCTGGAACGGGTGGTGGCTGGTGGCCATGCCGTTCCTTGGCTACGGCTTCGCCTGGGTCGGCCACTTTTTTGTCGAGCGCAACAAACCCGCGACCTTCAGGCTCCCGGTGTGGAGCCTGATCGGTGATTTCCACATGTTCGCCCTGATGTGTTTGGGCCGGATGAACGATGAGGTCGCGCGCTGCACCCGCCAAAACCGCTCTGTCGGCGCATGA
- a CDS encoding GPP34 family phosphoprotein: MLTIAEEILLLVLDDETGTFVNEPDVHIGYAVAGAVLMDLALANRIDADNEKLFVADKTATGDAVQDSVLERLESSSELHDAGYWVGEIGRDSRDLRERVLHRLVERGILKEVDKKILWVFETRRYPMVDGKEEREVKRRILDVLLSDSTPEPRDIVIICLADACNLFDQILSEREVEHVEPRIDEIVKMDVIGQAVANTIREIRASIAPMMMM, encoded by the coding sequence ATGTTGACGATTGCTGAGGAGATCCTTCTCCTCGTACTGGATGACGAGACCGGTACGTTTGTTAACGAACCCGATGTGCATATCGGTTACGCCGTCGCTGGCGCGGTTCTGATGGATCTGGCGCTGGCCAACCGAATTGACGCCGATAACGAAAAGCTGTTTGTCGCCGATAAGACAGCGACCGGCGATGCGGTTCAGGACTCGGTTCTCGAACGGCTGGAAAGCTCCAGCGAGCTGCACGACGCCGGCTACTGGGTCGGCGAGATCGGCCGCGATTCGCGCGACTTACGCGAACGCGTCCTGCACCGCCTGGTCGAACGCGGCATCCTTAAAGAAGTCGACAAGAAGATCCTCTGGGTATTCGAAACGCGGCGCTATCCCATGGTCGACGGCAAGGAAGAGCGTGAGGTCAAACGCCGCATCTTGGATGTTCTGCTCAGCGACTCCACGCCCGAGCCACGCGATATCGTCATCATCTGCCTGGCCGATGCCTGCAACCTGTTCGATCAGATCTTGAGCGAGCGCGAGGTCGAGCATGTCGAGCCGCGCATCGACGAGATCGTCAAGATGGATGTCATCGGACAGGCCGTCGCCAACACCATCCGGGAAATCCGCGCCTCGATCGCACCGATGATGATGATGTAG
- a CDS encoding DMT family transporter, translating to MQQRLSALSGGKTAAGVGFMLLSMMLMASMDATAKYLVSDYAIVQILWVRFVIFLVVALVLAGRRGIQRAVASRHWKLQIVRSLVLLAEAAVFILGFSLLPLADVHAVAAVAPLIATALAVPLLGEKVGPHRWTAVAVGLIGVLIIIRPGADALSWSAAVPLAAAFLWALYQVLVRKVGLDDAVTTTALYTAVVGLIVLSVLAPFVWRAPDLEGWLLMLLVGVLGAGAHIILFKAFALAPASFLQPFGYFLLVWAAFLGFVVFHHIPDVWTIIGAIVVVAGGLYALHRERLRKRRPG from the coding sequence TTGCAGCAGCGGCTCTCGGCCCTTTCCGGCGGCAAGACCGCCGCCGGCGTCGGTTTCATGCTGCTTTCCATGATGCTGATGGCATCGATGGACGCGACCGCGAAGTACCTGGTCAGCGACTACGCCATCGTCCAGATCCTGTGGGTACGTTTCGTCATCTTTTTGGTCGTCGCGCTGGTTCTTGCCGGGCGCCGCGGCATTCAGCGCGCGGTTGCCTCGCGGCATTGGAAACTGCAGATCGTGCGGTCCCTCGTGCTGCTGGCCGAGGCGGCCGTGTTCATCCTGGGCTTCAGTCTGCTGCCATTGGCCGACGTGCATGCGGTCGCGGCGGTGGCACCGTTGATCGCGACGGCGCTCGCGGTGCCGCTTCTGGGCGAAAAGGTCGGACCGCACCGGTGGACGGCCGTCGCGGTCGGCCTGATCGGCGTCCTCATCATCATCCGGCCGGGTGCCGACGCGCTCTCCTGGTCCGCCGCCGTGCCGCTGGCGGCAGCTTTCCTATGGGCGCTCTACCAGGTCCTGGTCCGCAAGGTCGGCCTTGACGACGCGGTGACGACGACCGCGCTCTATACGGCAGTCGTCGGCCTGATCGTCCTGAGCGTCTTGGCCCCCTTCGTGTGGCGCGCGCCAGACCTCGAAGGCTGGCTCCTAATGCTGCTCGTCGGCGTCCTGGGCGCCGGCGCGCACATCATCCTCTTCAAGGCATTCGCCTTGGCACCGGCCTCGTTCCTACAGCCATTCGGCTATTTCCTGCTGGTCTGGGCGGCGTTCCTGGGATTTGTCGTGTTCCACCACATCCCCGATGTCTGGACGATCATCGGCGCCATCGTCGTGGTCGCCGGCGGCCTCTACGCGCTGCACCGCGAGAGGTTGCGCAAACGCAGGCCGGGCTAA
- a CDS encoding EamA family transporter — translation MGAVIERSPHYLRGVGLVLLGGFFISQSGVLIGMMDNAGIWHVQFYRSISAIVVLGSITLIKHRGRVARAFTSGLLAMAATGLCLAVSNLLYIGSFYHTRAASVFFIISAQPFFAALIGWFVLKEPVRRATWLAMSAALIGVAVMMWEGVGDGRVLGNLMALGAAMTFAAFGVSLRAGRQSDMVPGVMLASVIICMISATQLGDFAISDHDLALCLYMGAFQVSAALVLYAAGAKYVPAAELMVLGLIEVIFGPLWVWLILGEAPTMLAFIGGAVVMGAVFFNAMTGSRRQR, via the coding sequence GTGGGGGCGGTTATCGAGCGAAGTCCGCATTATCTCCGGGGTGTCGGCCTGGTCCTGCTGGGCGGTTTCTTTATCAGCCAGTCCGGCGTCCTGATCGGCATGATGGACAACGCCGGTATCTGGCATGTCCAGTTCTACCGTTCGATCTCGGCGATTGTGGTCCTGGGCAGCATCACACTGATCAAACACCGCGGCCGTGTTGCACGGGCGTTCACAAGCGGCCTTTTGGCCATGGCGGCGACCGGCCTATGTCTGGCCGTCAGCAACCTTCTCTATATCGGCTCGTTCTATCACACGCGCGCGGCAAGCGTCTTCTTCATCATCAGCGCCCAACCGTTCTTCGCCGCCCTGATCGGCTGGTTCGTGCTGAAGGAGCCGGTCCGGCGCGCAACGTGGCTCGCCATGTCGGCGGCTCTGATCGGCGTTGCCGTCATGATGTGGGAAGGCGTCGGCGACGGCCGCGTGCTCGGCAACCTGATGGCGCTGGGGGCCGCGATGACGTTCGCCGCCTTCGGCGTTTCGCTACGCGCCGGACGTCAAAGCGACATGGTGCCGGGCGTCATGCTGGCTTCCGTCATCATCTGCATGATCTCGGCGACGCAGCTCGGCGATTTCGCAATCAGCGACCACGATCTCGCGCTGTGCCTCTACATGGGCGCCTTTCAGGTTTCCGCGGCGCTGGTGCTCTATGCCGCCGGCGCCAAGTATGTGCCGGCCGCCGAACTCATGGTTCTGGGCCTGATCGAGGTCATCTTCGGTCCACTCTGGGTCTGGCTGATCCTGGGCGAAGCGCCGACCATGCTGGCGTTCATCGGCGGTGCTGTTGTCATGGGCGCGGTCTTCTTTAATGCGATGACGGGCAGTCGCCGCCAGCGTTAG
- a CDS encoding glutathione S-transferase family protein, which translates to MFRLFYTYVSAAMAPHMALEEVGADYELAFIDFDQPWPEDYLALNPHRKVPTLVDENGEVFYQAAAILFHLADRFPDAGLAPAPGSVERGHLYQTVFFMAEMLQPSYHMHFYPERHVTAPACESSVDAKASEWLTDLWGRIDTMIGKGPHFFGPTLTIADFYMAMLAAWNGPQHTSLRKYPNVWRNLEALVARPSVKAVYDHNKIAGLDALS; encoded by the coding sequence ATGTTTCGGCTATTCTACACGTACGTTTCGGCGGCGATGGCGCCGCACATGGCGCTCGAAGAAGTCGGCGCGGACTACGAGCTCGCCTTCATCGACTTCGACCAGCCGTGGCCGGAGGACTATCTGGCGCTCAACCCACACCGCAAGGTGCCGACGCTTGTCGACGAGAACGGCGAGGTGTTCTACCAGGCCGCTGCCATCCTATTCCATCTGGCCGACCGCTTCCCCGATGCCGGCCTGGCACCGGCGCCAGGCAGCGTCGAACGAGGCCACCTCTATCAAACGGTCTTCTTCATGGCCGAGATGCTGCAGCCCTCTTACCACATGCACTTCTATCCCGAACGTCACGTCACGGCGCCGGCGTGCGAGTCATCCGTCGACGCGAAAGCCAGTGAGTGGCTCACCGACCTCTGGGGCCGGATCGACACGATGATCGGCAAGGGGCCCCACTTCTTCGGGCCGACCTTGACGATTGCCGATTTCTATATGGCGATGCTGGCGGCCTGGAACGGACCCCAGCACACCTCGCTTAGAAAGTACCCGAATGTCTGGCGCAATCTGGAAGCGCTGGTGGCGCGACCGTCGGTCAAGGCCGTCTACGATCACAACAAGATCGCCGGTTTGGACGCGCTCAGCTAG